One genomic window of Moorella glycerini includes the following:
- a CDS encoding helix-turn-helix domain-containing protein has translation MEAAYIEPREELHDGRRKNWFWDSNAIFDCGLSCHAIVVRLYLARCAGEGRRSWPSIANIASHCCISRATVKRAIAELEEKGLLRKETRQDEDGEYRSNIYTLLDPSDTTAGQGKEIPGRGSRLQQNLPCHEIAGVGSDRTYYPPGVVGSHRTGVGSHRTYPGSERATNNNQLTITSEEDVVVKAGVSQNLGGAGGREREVGYAGAGNGTQEHPGDWVLGGSLTGMAGTKTVLETGAGGEPDQPERQTEPEAADRIQELFIKTTGYPLPEAALNELADYSPGYVEQKIKMLESGKGKTNTIGWLLEACREDYRYLPGPKPAGKPTWKGIGKPPGLSAHSKDYDKYRELYRLV, from the coding sequence ATGGAAGCAGCTTACATAGAACCCAGGGAAGAACTGCATGACGGCAGGAGAAAAAACTGGTTCTGGGACAGCAATGCTATTTTCGACTGCGGCCTTTCCTGCCATGCCATAGTAGTGCGGCTGTACCTGGCCAGGTGCGCGGGTGAAGGTCGAAGGTCCTGGCCGTCGATTGCCAATATCGCGTCTCATTGCTGTATTAGCCGGGCTACCGTTAAAAGGGCTATAGCTGAACTCGAAGAAAAAGGCCTTTTGAGAAAAGAAACGCGCCAGGACGAGGACGGGGAATACAGGAGCAATATTTATACACTCCTTGACCCCAGCGATACAACAGCAGGGCAGGGCAAAGAAATACCCGGCAGGGGTAGTAGGCTCCAACAGAACCTACCCTGTCACGAAATTGCAGGGGTAGGTTCAGACAGAACCTACTACCCCCCTGGGGTGGTAGGTTCACACAGAACCGGGGTAGGTTCACACAGAACCTACCCCGGTTCAGAGAGAGCCACTAACAATAACCAATTAACAATAACCAGTGAAGAAGATGTTGTTGTAAAGGCTGGCGTCAGCCAAAACCTTGGCGGCGCAGGAGGCAGGGAAAGAGAAGTTGGATACGCCGGTGCGGGAAACGGCACCCAAGAACATCCTGGGGATTGGGTCCTGGGGGGTTCCCTTACGGGCATGGCCGGAACTAAAACAGTGCTAGAAACTGGCGCCGGCGGCGAGCCGGATCAGCCGGAAAGGCAGACGGAACCGGAAGCAGCTGACAGGATCCAAGAGTTATTTATAAAAACCACAGGTTATCCATTGCCTGAAGCGGCACTTAACGAGCTTGCGGATTACTCGCCAGGATACGTGGAGCAAAAAATCAAGATGCTTGAAAGCGGCAAGGGAAAAACTAATACGATAGGATGGCTCCTGGAGGCCTGCCGGGAGGATTACCGGTATTTGCCGGGGCCGAAACCGGCCGGAAAGCCAACCTGGAAAGGAATAGGAAAGCCGCCAGGGCTATCAGCGCATAGTAAGGACTATGATAAATATCGGGAATTATACAGATTAGTCTGA
- a CDS encoding ParM/StbA family protein encodes MLAIQTNPQPAALAIDVGFGYTKAVSSAGGKVIFPSVVAPAGSPDAFERLDKSDTGYRVMIKRGIDGPVEEWLVGELALKEGREVQYFQDWEKHSHPAHDAVLLAAAVLTWNWPRAGSGIIGISNPALVVGLPVDVWRDELQREGLKKHLTGLVAEVSVNGNDPVRVTFSRVYVYPQAAGAFLTVPDLPDSGIVALVDVGQKTTDSAAIEIVNGRQRLVKTMCFSINKGMAALVEAVREEFRRQTGAPLPPQQAWETVKSGSLWYRGKPIEMAPAIKKARFEIARAIADQVLAGWGERADFVRQVYLAGGGVLDLPELKNMFPAAAVLPDPQWTNAMGFLKVARGLAG; translated from the coding sequence ATGCTTGCAATTCAAACCAACCCCCAACCAGCAGCCCTGGCCATCGACGTGGGCTTCGGCTATACCAAAGCGGTATCTTCAGCCGGGGGTAAAGTTATTTTCCCTTCAGTTGTCGCCCCGGCAGGTTCTCCCGACGCCTTTGAAAGGCTGGATAAAAGCGATACCGGCTACCGGGTGATGATTAAAAGGGGGATTGACGGCCCCGTAGAAGAATGGCTGGTAGGCGAACTGGCCCTGAAGGAAGGGCGGGAAGTGCAGTATTTCCAGGACTGGGAGAAACACAGCCACCCGGCCCATGATGCCGTATTGCTGGCCGCTGCTGTTTTAACCTGGAACTGGCCCCGGGCCGGTAGCGGCATCATTGGGATCAGCAACCCTGCCCTGGTGGTAGGGCTGCCGGTGGATGTCTGGCGCGATGAACTGCAGCGGGAAGGCCTGAAGAAGCACCTGACAGGCCTAGTGGCCGAGGTGAGCGTCAACGGGAACGACCCGGTGCGGGTGACCTTCAGCAGGGTTTATGTCTATCCCCAGGCGGCCGGTGCTTTCCTTACCGTCCCCGATCTTCCCGACAGCGGCATCGTGGCCCTGGTTGACGTGGGACAGAAAACTACCGACAGCGCAGCGATAGAGATTGTCAACGGCCGGCAGAGGCTGGTGAAAACCATGTGCTTCAGCATCAACAAAGGCATGGCGGCCCTGGTGGAAGCCGTGCGGGAGGAATTCCGGCGGCAGACCGGGGCGCCCCTGCCACCCCAGCAGGCCTGGGAGACGGTAAAAAGCGGTTCCCTCTGGTACAGGGGCAAGCCGATTGAGATGGCCCCGGCGATTAAAAAGGCCCGGTTTGAGATAGCCCGGGCCATAGCCGACCAGGTGCTGGCCGGGTGGGGCGAAAGGGCCGATTTTGTCAGGCAGGTATACCTGGCCGGTGGCGGCGTCCTGGACTTGCCGGAGCTAAAAAATATGTTCCCGGCGGCTGCGGTGCTGCCCGATCCCCAGTGGACCAATGCCATGGGGTTCTTAAAAGTAGCAAGGGGACTGGCTGGATAA
- a CDS encoding LNS2 domain-containing protein, which translates to MRIGVDLCNTVANVNAMLVMKFTRLSLTRYPDPEIPAGFFHIPEGLELLSKAQPFPYATGTLRFLASAGHEIIYLTSRPILAVNLTREWLAVNDFPSGTLMFLPRGDKALFARYYGIDWFFEDDPLEALSLQGIVGQVFLKSWPYNYGVQGQGIKKFTSWREIMPYVVTGKKDKAGAFA; encoded by the coding sequence ATGCGTATCGGGGTTGACCTTTGCAACACGGTGGCTAACGTAAACGCCATGCTAGTTATGAAGTTTACCCGCCTATCGTTAACCCGTTACCCTGACCCGGAAATACCGGCAGGTTTTTTTCATATCCCGGAGGGCCTGGAACTGCTAAGCAAGGCCCAACCTTTCCCCTATGCAACGGGAACATTACGGTTTCTAGCCTCCGCCGGCCATGAGATTATCTACCTCACTAGCCGGCCTATCCTGGCAGTTAATTTAACGCGGGAGTGGCTGGCGGTGAACGACTTCCCCAGCGGCACGTTGATGTTCCTTCCAAGGGGCGATAAGGCATTGTTTGCCCGGTATTACGGGATCGACTGGTTCTTTGAGGATGATCCCCTGGAGGCATTAAGCCTGCAGGGCATAGTTGGCCAGGTTTTTCTCAAGTCCTGGCCCTATAACTATGGTGTCCAGGGGCAGGGGATAAAAAAGTTCACCAGCTGGCGCGAGATTATGCCTTATGTTGTTACAGGAAAAAAGGATAAGGCGGGTGCCTTTGCATGA
- a CDS encoding DNA topoisomerase III codes for MKTLIITEKPSVARDLAGVLGGFKSQDGYLENSRYYISWALGHLLELAEPEDYDPELKKWYLEQLPLIPPEFTLKPISSGRKQLTTIKRLIQSPDVSNVVNACDAGREGELIFRRIYAWCKGQKPVKRLWLSEATPAAIKEAFRRLRDGRELDNLAAAAEARAQADWLVGINATRAFTCRHNRLLSVGRVQTPTLALVVAREREIRAFKPEPYFEVWATFRKSTGETYRGKWFREKQDRLQDKQEAENLTKQISTGGIVEKIEQKEAREQPPQLFNLNDLQKEANKKYGLTAQKTLDAAQALYEKHKLLTYPRTDSRHLTAALVRDTLAGRLQALASIQAYAGLVPKTLPQLGKRYVDDSKVSDHHALIPTAVSPDLSKLSPVEQKVYDLVARRFLAIFYPDARYAVTRVVTAAGGEKFLSQGRVELDLGWKAVYGLQEEGEAESKDEESQALPQLVEGEEVAVQGVEVKAKQTRPPQRYTEATLLAAMENAGRLVEDKEMADTLKAAGGIGTPATRAAIIERLIQVGYLQREKKNLLPTAKGETLIGLVPEEVKSVELTARWEEGLKEIEEGQRDFNEWLEGIKNFTTEVVRMAREQEAAPAAEPDREVLGQCPLCGREVMEYPKSYSCSGYKEGCKFAIWKEIAGKKITASQAKELLQKGKTGVIKGFKSKAGKKFDAALTLGEGGKVNFEFAEGNSETLGKCPLCGKDVTESQKGYCCSGWKEGCKFVIWKEIGGKKITASQAKELLQKGKTGMIKGFKSKNGKEFDAALILGKDGKVGFDFDKEQNRRENA; via the coding sequence ATCAAAACCCTGATAATAACGGAAAAACCATCAGTCGCCCGCGACCTGGCCGGAGTCCTGGGCGGTTTTAAAAGCCAGGACGGTTACCTGGAAAACAGCCGGTACTACATCTCCTGGGCATTGGGCCACCTGCTGGAACTGGCTGAACCGGAGGACTACGACCCGGAACTCAAAAAGTGGTACCTGGAGCAGCTGCCCCTTATCCCACCTGAATTCACCCTCAAACCCATCAGCAGCGGCAGGAAGCAACTGACAACCATCAAGCGCCTGATACAATCCCCGGACGTAAGCAACGTGGTGAACGCTTGCGACGCCGGCCGGGAAGGGGAACTCATCTTTCGCCGAATATACGCCTGGTGCAAAGGGCAGAAACCCGTCAAGCGCCTCTGGCTCTCCGAAGCCACGCCGGCGGCCATCAAAGAAGCATTCCGTCGCTTGCGCGACGGCCGCGAACTGGACAACCTGGCGGCCGCCGCTGAAGCCCGGGCGCAGGCCGACTGGCTGGTAGGTATCAACGCCACCCGGGCCTTCACCTGCCGCCACAATAGGTTGCTTTCGGTCGGCCGGGTCCAGACCCCCACCCTGGCCCTGGTGGTGGCCAGGGAAAGGGAGATCCGCGCTTTCAAGCCGGAGCCGTACTTCGAGGTATGGGCTACCTTCCGGAAAAGCACCGGCGAAACCTACAGGGGCAAATGGTTCCGGGAAAAGCAGGACCGGCTGCAGGACAAGCAAGAAGCTGAGAACCTGACTAAACAGATAAGCACCGGCGGGATAGTCGAAAAGATAGAGCAGAAAGAGGCCCGGGAACAGCCGCCGCAGCTGTTCAACCTAAACGACCTCCAGAAAGAAGCCAACAAAAAATACGGCCTCACCGCCCAGAAAACCCTGGATGCGGCCCAGGCCCTGTATGAAAAACACAAGCTCCTAACCTACCCCCGTACCGACAGCCGCCACTTAACGGCGGCTCTGGTCCGGGACACCCTGGCAGGGCGCCTTCAGGCCCTGGCCAGTATACAGGCATACGCCGGCCTGGTACCTAAAACTCTGCCCCAGCTGGGCAAGCGTTACGTGGACGACAGCAAAGTCAGCGACCACCACGCCCTCATCCCCACGGCTGTAAGCCCCGATCTAAGCAAATTAAGTCCGGTCGAGCAAAAGGTATACGACCTCGTAGCGCGCCGCTTCCTGGCCATCTTCTACCCGGACGCCAGGTACGCCGTGACTAGAGTAGTTACCGCCGCCGGCGGCGAGAAATTTTTATCCCAGGGCAGGGTGGAACTGGATCTGGGCTGGAAGGCCGTCTACGGCCTGCAGGAAGAAGGCGAAGCAGAAAGCAAAGACGAAGAAAGCCAGGCCCTCCCCCAGCTGGTGGAAGGCGAAGAAGTCGCCGTCCAGGGGGTAGAAGTAAAGGCGAAGCAGACCAGGCCGCCCCAGCGCTATACCGAAGCCACCCTCCTGGCGGCCATGGAGAACGCTGGCCGCCTGGTGGAGGACAAAGAGATGGCTGATACTCTGAAGGCCGCTGGCGGCATCGGCACCCCCGCCACCAGGGCGGCAATTATCGAGCGCCTTATCCAGGTCGGTTATCTCCAGCGGGAAAAGAAAAACCTGTTGCCTACCGCAAAGGGCGAAACCCTTATCGGCCTGGTGCCGGAGGAGGTGAAGTCAGTCGAATTAACAGCCCGATGGGAGGAAGGGTTAAAAGAGATCGAGGAAGGACAGCGCGACTTTAATGAATGGCTGGAAGGAATAAAAAACTTCACCACGGAGGTGGTCCGAATGGCCAGGGAACAGGAAGCCGCCCCGGCAGCCGAGCCTGACCGGGAAGTCCTGGGGCAGTGTCCCCTATGCGGACGGGAGGTGATGGAATACCCCAAAAGCTACAGCTGCAGCGGCTACAAAGAAGGCTGCAAATTCGCCATCTGGAAAGAAATCGCCGGCAAAAAAATAACGGCCAGCCAGGCTAAGGAACTGCTGCAGAAAGGGAAAACCGGGGTAATCAAAGGCTTCAAGTCCAAAGCCGGCAAGAAGTTCGACGCCGCACTGACTCTGGGGGAAGGGGGCAAAGTTAACTTTGAATTTGCCGAAGGGAATAGCGAAACCCTGGGGAAATGCCCGCTTTGCGGTAAAGACGTTACCGAGTCCCAGAAAGGATACTGCTGTTCCGGCTGGAAAGAAGGCTGCAAGTTTGTCATCTGGAAAGAAATCGGCGGTAAAAAGATTACCGCCAGCCAGGCGAAGGAGTTGTTGCAAAAAGGCAAGACCGGGATGATTAAAGGCTTTAAATCCAAAAACGGCAAGGAATTCGATGCAGCACTTATATTGGGTAAGGACGGGAAAGTAGGATTCGATTTTGACAAAGAACAAAACAGGAGGGAGAACGCATGA
- a CDS encoding type II toxin-antitoxin system PemK/MazF family toxin, which translates to MIAEIPYADEGGGKTRPALVLSSYEHNQNRRDLMVAKISGTGAFSAWDVSINKWPEAGLMKPSKVVCDHITVVSKASAIVIGHIDTGTLAGVKKKVGLLLSL; encoded by the coding sequence GTGATAGCTGAAATCCCATATGCGGATGAAGGCGGCGGCAAGACCAGGCCCGCCCTGGTACTGAGCTCGTATGAACACAACCAGAACAGGCGGGACCTGATGGTCGCAAAAATCTCCGGCACCGGAGCTTTCAGTGCCTGGGACGTAAGTATAAACAAATGGCCGGAAGCGGGCCTGATGAAACCTTCCAAGGTGGTCTGCGACCATATCACGGTGGTTTCCAAGGCATCGGCAATAGTAATCGGGCATATTGATACCGGAACCCTTGCCGGGGTCAAAAAGAAAGTTGGCCTGCTTTTGAGCTTATAG
- a CDS encoding EAL domain-containing protein, which yields MLKKSDIEAVIKNPGRIRIYYQPVVNLTSGRLWGYEALVRGEGILAKPGRLFKSAAAWGLLGELDTACFWAVLAGGYPPEGYLSVNVTAAGLVDIDAGAYANPRLVIELTEYGYRDIQQLTGALSAWRGNGARIAIDDVGPDIGQLRAALHLRPDFVKIDRSLVRGCDCPVSNRQLLAQVLEVCCYLEAAVIAEGIEKPGELEVLRDLGVKYGQGYLLGRPQPGWKKAVMAGGG from the coding sequence TTGCTCAAAAAAAGCGATATAGAAGCGGTAATAAAAAATCCCGGCAGGATACGAATCTACTACCAGCCGGTAGTGAACCTTACGTCCGGGCGGTTATGGGGATATGAGGCTTTGGTCCGGGGGGAGGGAATCCTTGCTAAACCGGGGCGGCTCTTTAAAAGCGCCGCGGCCTGGGGGCTTTTGGGCGAGCTTGATACGGCCTGCTTTTGGGCTGTCCTGGCCGGCGGCTACCCGCCGGAGGGTTACTTAAGCGTTAACGTGACGGCGGCAGGGTTGGTTGATATTGATGCCGGTGCCTATGCGAACCCACGGCTTGTCATCGAGTTAACCGAGTATGGCTACAGGGATATACAGCAATTAACGGGCGCCTTGAGTGCCTGGCGCGGGAATGGCGCCAGGATAGCTATAGACGACGTTGGGCCGGATATAGGCCAGCTGCGGGCGGCCCTGCACCTGCGGCCTGACTTTGTAAAAATAGACCGTTCACTGGTGAGGGGTTGCGACTGCCCTGTTTCTAACCGCCAGCTGCTGGCCCAGGTCCTGGAGGTATGTTGTTACCTGGAGGCGGCAGTAATCGCCGAGGGTATCGAAAAGCCGGGCGAGTTGGAGGTTTTGCGGGATCTGGGTGTAAAATACGGCCAGGGTTACCTGCTAGGCAGGCCGCAGCCTGGATGGAAAAAGGCCGTTATGGCCGGTGGGGGTTGA
- a CDS encoding Ig-like domain-containing protein, with protein sequence MSMWFHLRVRNFFIKLAVLFAIAFLPGFLPIATYAAGIPVYQYDVNQSSLQGYVATYSGYYDWHDGGYPWRRYYKVFAYSPGLSPEYYYAGTLSLKSARGQFYVQAFNGNAWVNIQEINTWDGYNEYWRTLDYNIVLPFPIQQLRYVTYVSSWQGESNSHSCSIGSITYRVHLLGADQNTVQAAYNAANNAAGYAQNAYNAADAAKRSADQATANTTYNGQSAAYWAYQAAQGGIDTTPPTIQKVQGLNGATCTTTGTFSMVVQATDNRAGQLQARAQVDGGAWTGWYNIPGNAIPVTLSSSGAHTITVEVKDLAGNTSQATITAFRI encoded by the coding sequence ATGTCTATGTGGTTCCATTTGCGAGTAAGGAATTTTTTTATTAAGCTTGCAGTCTTATTTGCTATCGCGTTTTTGCCTGGCTTTCTGCCAATTGCTACCTATGCCGCGGGTATTCCTGTATACCAATATGATGTTAATCAAAGCAGTCTTCAGGGGTATGTGGCCACTTATAGTGGCTATTATGATTGGCATGATGGTGGTTATCCCTGGCGTAGATATTATAAGGTTTTTGCATATAGTCCTGGACTTTCTCCAGAGTATTATTATGCAGGAACCCTTTCTTTAAAGTCTGCTAGGGGCCAATTTTATGTTCAAGCTTTTAACGGGAATGCGTGGGTTAACATTCAGGAAATAAATACATGGGACGGATACAATGAATACTGGAGAACTCTTGACTATAATATCGTTCTCCCCTTTCCTATTCAGCAATTACGCTATGTTACCTATGTAAGTTCATGGCAAGGTGAATCCAATAGTCATTCTTGTTCTATAGGCAGCATAACTTACCGCGTACATTTACTAGGTGCCGATCAAAATACTGTCCAAGCCGCCTACAACGCTGCTAACAATGCAGCAGGATATGCTCAGAACGCTTATAACGCTGCTGATGCGGCAAAAAGATCAGCTGACCAAGCCACTGCCAACACCACTTACAACGGCCAATCCGCTGCCTACTGGGCCTACCAGGCAGCCCAAGGTGGCATAGACACCACGCCGCCGACGATCCAGAAAGTGCAGGGACTGAACGGAGCCACCTGTACTACTACCGGAACTTTCTCCATGGTCGTCCAGGCGACTGATAACAGGGCTGGCCAGCTTCAAGCCCGCGCCCAAGTTGACGGGGGTGCATGGACTGGGTGGTACAATATTCCTGGCAACGCAATCCCGGTAACCCTCTCATCTTCCGGTGCCCATACTATTACCGTTGAAGTCAAAGATTTGGCTGGAAATACTTCACAAGCAACAATAACGGCATTCAGGATATAG